From Paenibacillus sp.:
ACCGTCCCGACGAGCCGATTCTGCGCGGCGTCAGCTTCGAGGCGCCGGCGGAGAGCAGCACGGCGCTCGTCGGGCCGACCGGCGCCGGCAAGACGACGATCGTCAACCTGCTGACCCGGTTTTACGACGTCACCGGGGGGCGTATTCTGCTCGACGGCCGGGACATCCGGGAATATACCCGGGACAGCCTGCGCCGCTGCTTCGGCATCGTGCTGCAGGATACGTACTTGTTCGCCGCATCGGTCAAGGACAACATTAAGTACGGCCGCCCCGGCGCGACGGACGAGGAGGTCGTCGAGGCGGCCCGCATGGCGAACGCCGACGCGTTCATCCGCCGCCTGCCGAACGGCTACGAGACGATGCTCACCGAGAACGGCGGCAACTTGAGCCAAGGGCAGCGGCAGCTGCTCGCCATCGCGCGCGTCGTGCTGGCGGAGCCGTCCATCCTCATCTTGGACGAAGCGACGAGCAGCATCGATACGCGGACGGAGCTGCATATCCAAGAGGCGCTGCTCAACGTCATGAAACATCGGACGACGTTCCTCATCGCGCATCGGCTCAACACGATCCGCGACGCGGACGCGATTCTCGTCGTCGATCGCGGCGAGGTGGCGGAGCGCGGCAGTCATGCTGAGTTGATGGAAGCGAAGGGTACGTATTCTCGTATGTTTTCCAACCAATTCAAAAACATTCCCGTATAGGCGCCGCCCGGAAGCGGCGCGTTCGAAGGAGGCATCAGGCTTATGGAGTCGTATCGCGCATTCGTCGTGCGGAAGGAGGACGGCCGATTTTCCGCCGGCTGGGAACGCCGCCGGTTCGAGGAGCTGCCGGAAGGCGACGTGACGATTCGGACGATCTATTCGAGCGTCAATTACAAGGATGGTTTGGCCGCGGCCGAGCACGGGAAGGTCGTCGCCGCGTACCCGATCGTGCCGGGCATCGACGCCGCCGGCGTCGTCGCGGCATCGAACGACGCGCGGTTCCGCGAAGGCGACCTCGTCCTCGCGACCGGCTACGGACTCGGCGTGTCGCATGACGGCGGGTTCGCCGAATACGTCCGGCTGCCGGCCGACTGGCTCGTGCCGCTGCCGGACGGGCTGACGCTGAAGGAAGCGATGGCGCTCGGCACGGCCGGCTTCACGGCGGCGCTGTCGCTGCAGCGGCTGATCGAGAACGGCGTGCGCCCCGAGGACGGCCCGGTGCTCGTGCTCGGCGCGACCGGCGGCGTCGGCAGCCTCGCCGTGGCGATGCTGTCGCGCGCCGGCTTCCGCGTGACGGCGAGCACCGGCAAGGCGGCGGAGCATGAGTACCTGCGCCGGCTGGGCGCCGCGGAGATCGTCGGCCGCGGCGAGCTGGCGGACGAGAAACAGGCGCCGCTGCGCAAGCAGCGGTTCGCCGCCGCCGTCGATCCGGTCGGCGGGAAGGGGCTGCGCGGCGTGCTCGCGCACATCCGGTACGGCGGCTCCGTCGCGGTGAGCGGCATGGCCGGGGGCAGCGAGTTCGAGGCGTCGGTGTTCCCGTTTATTTTGCGCGGCGTCAGCTTGCTCGGCATCGATTCGGTGCAATGCCCGATGGAGCGGCGCGCGGCGCTGTGGCGGAGCATGGCGGGACCGTGGAAGCCGGAGGGGCTGCTGGCGGACGTCGCGACGGAGGTCGAGGCGGACGCGCTGCAGGAGCGCTTGAGCGACATTTTGCGGGGCGGCGTCCGCGGCCGCATCGTCGTCCGGCTCGGCGAGCCGCCGCACGAATAAGGGGGAGCGTCCGGTGCGGCCGGACATGACTGCCGGCGCGCCATTATTTACGCATGACGTATCTCTGTTGCGTTTCATCTGCAAGTTCGACCGTCCCGTTCACGGGGCGGTTTTTTCTTTTTCTCCAACTGGTTGGTTTTACCATTGACGGTTGTAAGCGATTCATTTACCATAGATCTCAGATAGATCTAAGATGAATCTAAAAGAAATCCCAAATAGATTCAAAGAAGGCTCCCATACGGTCTATCTCGAATCGACGAAACAGGAAGCATGGACGAGGAGGGGCACACGTGGAAGAGCGCGTACTAGCTTCGTACTATATTGAAACCCCTTACCCTCTCGAGCAGGCGGCGGAGGTCATGGCGGGCGAGCAATCGACCGGCACGTTCGTCTCCGTACCCGGAGAGACGGAAGAATTGAAGGAGCGGCACGCCGCTCGCGTCGTGCGGATCGAACCGCTCGACGAGACGGATCGTCCGTCGCTCCCGCACGCGCTGGCGCCCGCCGGATCGCCGAAGTACCGCCGCGCGAACGTGACGCTGTCGTTCCCGCTGCACAACTTCGGTCCGTCGCTGCCGAATTTGCTGGCGACGATCGCCGGCAATTTGTACGAGCTGCGGGAATTTTCGGGGCTGCGTCTGACCGATCTGGAGCTGCCTGCCTCGTTCGCCGCGAAGTATCCCGGACCGCGGTTCGGCATCGCCGGCACGCGGAAGCTGGCCGGCGTGTACGAGAGGCCGATCATCGGCACGATCGTCAAGCCCAGCATCGGGCTGCCGCTGACGGAGTATCGGACGCTCGTCCGGGAACTCGCGGAAGCGGGCCTCGACTTCGTCAAAGACGACGAGCTGTGCGCCGATCCGCCGTACGCTCCGTTCGCGGAGCGGGTGCGGGTCGTGATGGAAGAGATCGAACGCGCAGCCGACAAGACGGGCAAGAAGATGATGTACGCCTTCAATATCACAGGCGATATCGACGAGATGCGGCGCAACCACGATCTCGTCGCGAAGTCGGGCGGCACCTGCGTCATGGTCGGCATCAACAACGTCGGCTTCGCGGCCGTCGCCCATTTACGAAGCTATACGGAACTGCCGATCCATGGTCACCGCAATCAATGGGGCGCCATGACGCGCTGTCCGCAGCTCGGCATGAGCTTCACGGCTTACCAGAAGCTGTGCCGGCTGGCGGGCGTCGATCATCTGCACACGAACGGATTGAACAGCAAATTCGCGGAGCCGAACGAGCAGGTCGCCCGGTCGATCCGGGATTGCCTGACGCCGTTCCTCGGGGGGTACGAGGTAATGCCGGTGCTCTCTTCCGCGCAATGGGCGGGCACCGCGATTCCGTCGTACGAAGCGGCTCAATCGCTCGACGTCATTCAAGTGGCGGGCGGCGGGATTCTGGCGCATCCGGGAGGCGCGGCGGCCGGCGTGCGCAGCATGCAGCAAGGCTGGGAAGCGGCCGTTCGCGGACAGACGCTCGAACAGTACGCCGCGATTCATCCGGAGCTGCGGCAAGCGATCGAGACGTTCGGCAAGAAGGGATAGTCGCAGCAGGAGCAAAGCAGGAGGGTTCGGCATGGCAGACAACACATTACTATTAGCCTTTTACGGCGATGACTTTACGGGGTCGACCGACGCGATGGAGGCGCTCGCGAAGAGCGGGTACCGCACGGTGCTGTTCCTTGCGCCGCCGACGGCGGAGCTGCTGAGGCGCTTCGAAGGCATCCGCTGCGTCGGCGTCGCCGGCACGAGCCGGGCGAAAGCGCCGAAGGATATGGAAGAAGAGCTTCGTCCGATCATGAAGGAGCTCGCCGTGTCCGGCGCGCCGCTAGTTCACTACAAGACGTGCTCCACCTTCGACTCCGCGCCGGAGGTCGGCAGCATCGGACATGCGATCCGCGTGTCTCGGGACTATTTCCCGAGCGGGCAGGTCGTGCCGCTGCTGGTCGGCGCGCCCGCGTTAGGACGCTACACCGTATTCGGCAACCATTTCGCCCGGATGAAAGACGAGACGTACCGCCTCGACCGCCATCCGGTCATGTCGCGGCATCCGATCACGCCGATGGACGAAGCGGACCTTCGCCTCCACCTCGGCAAGCAGATCGACGAATCGATCGGTCTGATGAACATTCTGGAGCTGGAAGGCGCGTTCGTCGACGTGCTGAGACGGTACAAAGCGAAGCTGACCGGCTCCGATTCGATCGTGCTGCACGACGTGCTGGACGACGAGCGCCTGCTGACGAGCGGCGGACTGCTGTGGGAGACGGCCGGCGCCGAGCCGCAATTCGTCGTCGGCTCCTCTGGGATCGAATACGCGCTCACCGCGTATTGGAAGCGCATCGGCCTCGAAGCGACGGCTTCCGCGGCGAAGCAGCCGAACGTTGCGGCCGCGGATCGAATCCTGGCCGTATCCGGCAGCGCGTCGCCGGTCAGCCGTCAGCAGATCGAGACGGCGCTCGCTCAAGGGTTCCACGGCATCCGCATCGCTCCGGAGCAGATCGCGGACGGCGGCAGCGCGCCGGCCGAGCTGATCGAGGAGACGGTGCGCCGCCTCCGAGAAGGGCAGGACGTCGTGCTGTACACCGCGCTCGGGCCGGACGATCCGGCGATCGCCGCCACGCGGGAGAAGCTCGCGGCCGCAGGGCTGCAGGGCAACGAGTCCGGCGAGTTTATCGGCGGCCAGCTCGGACGGTGGACGCGGCGCATCGTACGCGAAGCCGGGCTCCGTCGAGTCGTCATCGCCGGCGGCGACACGTCGGGCTTCGTCATGAAAGAGATGGGCGGATACGGGCTCGAGATGCTTCTTCCGGTATCGCCGGGGGCGCCTTTATGCAAACTGTATTCGGAAGACGGGGAAACGGACGGTCTGGAAGTAGCGCTGAAAGGCGGCCAGTTCGGAAGCCCCGACTACTTTATGAAAGTCAAGACGAGCGCCAGCGAATAACGAGGCCGGTCATGGAAAGGAGGAGACCTATGGAGGAAACGAATTTGACGAATGCGTCGTCCGCGCAGCCTCTGCTGAAGGACATCGCATACGACAAGATCAAAACCTTGATACTAGAAGAACAGTTCGAGCCCGGACGGTTTTTGTCGGAACGCGAGCTGATCGCCCTTCTGAACATGAGCAAGACGCCGATCAAGAACGCGCTGACTCGTCTCGAGTCCGAGGGGTTCGTCACCGTATCGTCGAAGCAGGGCATTATCATCAACGATTTGAGCATCAGCCGAATCATCGACATTTACGATTTGCGCACGGTGCTTGAGGTGTACAACTGCGAAGTCATCGCCGGCAAATTGACGCCGGAGAGAATCGCGCGGCTGGAGAAGAACCTCGACGAAACGGCGGACATCGTGGGACGGCTGTCCGTCCGCGAGTTCGCGAAGGCGGACCACGAGTTCCATCTGCTGCTATGCGAGTTCGCGGGCAACCAAGAGGTGTATCGCGTCCTGTTAAACTACCAGGACCATCTGCTGCGAATCACGTTGAAGCACTTGAACAAAGAGCCCCAGCGCATGGTGCGCTTCCTGCAGGACCATCGAGACATTCTCGAGAGTCTAAAGACAGATCGGGCGGAAGCGGTGGAGCGGATGCGGGCGCATTTGCAAAATTCCAAGAAAAAGCTGTTCGAATAGAAGCAGCAACGAAATAGAGAAGCCATGGAGCGGAGGAAACCGGCGTGAAAGCGGTATATGTGGAAGACGCTTATAAGGTTGTAGTGAAAGAGGTTGACATCCCGGAGCTCGCTCCGAACGAAGTATTGATCAAAGTCGCGGCCGCGGGCATTTGCGGTTCGGACATCCACACGTATAAAGGGCTTCACCCGTTCCGCAAGCCGCCGGTCATTATCGGTCACGAAGTGGCGGGGGAAATCGTCAGCGTCGGCGCTGCGGTAACGAAGTTTCAAGTCGGCGACCGGGTCACGGTAGAGCCGCAAACGGGCTGCGGCAGCTGCGAATACTGCTTGCGCGGCCAGACGAATTACTGCGGCACCCGAGGCGCGCCGGGCATCGGCGGCTGGTACGGCACGATGGCGGAATATTTCGCCGCGCCGGAGCCGACGGTGTTTAAGCTGCCGGACGGCATGAGCTACGATGTCGGCGTCCTCGTCGAGCCGTTCGCGGTCGGCGTGCACGCCGTGCGCAAAGCGGGCATCGAAGTGGGCGACAAGGTCGCCGTGCTCGGCGCCGGACCGATCGGACTGCTCGCGATGGCGGCGGCGAAAGCGGCCGGGGCGACGACGACGTTCGTCTCCGACGTGATGGATTACGCGCTGGATACCGCTTCGGCGATGGGCGCGACGCACACGATGAACATCATGAACGTCGAGAACTGGACGCAACAAGCGAAGGAGCTCGTCGGCGGCGAGTTCGACAAAGTGTTGATCGCGGCCGGCGTGCCGGGCATCATCGACCAGTCGCTGCAGCTGCTCCGCAAAGGCGGCCGCGTCGTGACGATCGCGATGTTCCACGGCACGCAGACGTTCGACATTCACAATCTGCAAAACCAAGAGAAAGAAATTGTCGGCTGCATGACGTACACGCGCGCAGACACGCTGACGGCGATCGACATGCTCGCCGCGGGCGCGGTCAACCACGAGGCGCTCATCTCGCACAAGCTGTCCTACGAGGACGCGGCGGAAGGCTTCCGCCTTGTCGATAAGAAAGAAGATCGTTCCATGAAGGTGCTCGTAACGTTCGCATAAATATAAAAACTCTGGGGGAAAAACACATCATGTCGAAAAAAATTATGTTGTTCGTCATCCTTAGCGCAATGCTCATCGTCATCGCAGGCTGCGGCGGCGCCCAGCCATCGACGGAAGGCGGCGCGGACGGCGGTTCCGCGGCGGCGGAAACGGTGAAGCTTCGTCTCGGCCACATCGCCGGCGAAGGCGACGCTTGGCACAAGGGCGCGCTCAAGTTCGCGGAATTGGTGAAAGAGAAGTCGGGCGGCACGGTCGAAGTCGAAGTGTTCCCGAGCTCGACGCTCGGCAACGACCGCGATTTGATCGAAGGCATGCAGCTCGGCTCGGTCGACTTCGCGCTCGTCGCAGGCGTATTGTCCAACTTCCACCAGCCGATGTCGATCCTGGAGCTCCCGTACTTGTTCCGCGACCAAGCGCACCTCGAGAAAGTGCTTTACGGAGACGTAGGCACGCAGCTGAAGCAGGATCTGCTCGACAACGCGCAAATCCGCGGCTTGGAATTCTGGGTACGCGGTCCGCGCGAATTGACGGCGAATCGTCCGATCAACTCCGTCGAAGACTTGAAGGGCCTGAAAATCCGCGTTCCGGAAATTCCGGCATCGATCGCGGCATGGGAAGC
This genomic window contains:
- a CDS encoding four-carbon acid sugar kinase family protein → MADNTLLLAFYGDDFTGSTDAMEALAKSGYRTVLFLAPPTAELLRRFEGIRCVGVAGTSRAKAPKDMEEELRPIMKELAVSGAPLVHYKTCSTFDSAPEVGSIGHAIRVSRDYFPSGQVVPLLVGAPALGRYTVFGNHFARMKDETYRLDRHPVMSRHPITPMDEADLRLHLGKQIDESIGLMNILELEGAFVDVLRRYKAKLTGSDSIVLHDVLDDERLLTSGGLLWETAGAEPQFVVGSSGIEYALTAYWKRIGLEATASAAKQPNVAAADRILAVSGSASPVSRQQIETALAQGFHGIRIAPEQIADGGSAPAELIEETVRRLREGQDVVLYTALGPDDPAIAATREKLAAAGLQGNESGEFIGGQLGRWTRRIVREAGLRRVVIAGGDTSGFVMKEMGGYGLEMLLPVSPGAPLCKLYSEDGETDGLEVALKGGQFGSPDYFMKVKTSASE
- a CDS encoding acryloyl-CoA reductase, translated to MESYRAFVVRKEDGRFSAGWERRRFEELPEGDVTIRTIYSSVNYKDGLAAAEHGKVVAAYPIVPGIDAAGVVAASNDARFREGDLVLATGYGLGVSHDGGFAEYVRLPADWLVPLPDGLTLKEAMALGTAGFTAALSLQRLIENGVRPEDGPVLVLGATGGVGSLAVAMLSRAGFRVTASTGKAAEHEYLRRLGAAEIVGRGELADEKQAPLRKQRFAAAVDPVGGKGLRGVLAHIRYGGSVAVSGMAGGSEFEASVFPFILRGVSLLGIDSVQCPMERRAALWRSMAGPWKPEGLLADVATEVEADALQERLSDILRGGVRGRIVVRLGEPPHE
- a CDS encoding zinc-dependent alcohol dehydrogenase, encoding MKAVYVEDAYKVVVKEVDIPELAPNEVLIKVAAAGICGSDIHTYKGLHPFRKPPVIIGHEVAGEIVSVGAAVTKFQVGDRVTVEPQTGCGSCEYCLRGQTNYCGTRGAPGIGGWYGTMAEYFAAPEPTVFKLPDGMSYDVGVLVEPFAVGVHAVRKAGIEVGDKVAVLGAGPIGLLAMAAAKAAGATTTFVSDVMDYALDTASAMGATHTMNIMNVENWTQQAKELVGGEFDKVLIAAGVPGIIDQSLQLLRKGGRVVTIAMFHGTQTFDIHNLQNQEKEIVGCMTYTRADTLTAIDMLAAGAVNHEALISHKLSYEDAAEGFRLVDKKEDRSMKVLVTFA
- a CDS encoding GntR family transcriptional regulator translates to MEETNLTNASSAQPLLKDIAYDKIKTLILEEQFEPGRFLSERELIALLNMSKTPIKNALTRLESEGFVTVSSKQGIIINDLSISRIIDIYDLRTVLEVYNCEVIAGKLTPERIARLEKNLDETADIVGRLSVREFAKADHEFHLLLCEFAGNQEVYRVLLNYQDHLLRITLKHLNKEPQRMVRFLQDHRDILESLKTDRAEAVERMRAHLQNSKKKLFE
- a CDS encoding ribulose-bisphosphate carboxylase large subunit family protein codes for the protein MEERVLASYYIETPYPLEQAAEVMAGEQSTGTFVSVPGETEELKERHAARVVRIEPLDETDRPSLPHALAPAGSPKYRRANVTLSFPLHNFGPSLPNLLATIAGNLYELREFSGLRLTDLELPASFAAKYPGPRFGIAGTRKLAGVYERPIIGTIVKPSIGLPLTEYRTLVRELAEAGLDFVKDDELCADPPYAPFAERVRVVMEEIERAADKTGKKMMYAFNITGDIDEMRRNHDLVAKSGGTCVMVGINNVGFAAVAHLRSYTELPIHGHRNQWGAMTRCPQLGMSFTAYQKLCRLAGVDHLHTNGLNSKFAEPNEQVARSIRDCLTPFLGGYEVMPVLSSAQWAGTAIPSYEAAQSLDVIQVAGGGILAHPGGAAAGVRSMQQGWEAAVRGQTLEQYAAIHPELRQAIETFGKKG
- a CDS encoding TRAP transporter substrate-binding protein, encoding MSKKIMLFVILSAMLIVIAGCGGAQPSTEGGADGGSAAAETVKLRLGHIAGEGDAWHKGALKFAELVKEKSGGTVEVEVFPSSTLGNDRDLIEGMQLGSVDFALVAGVLSNFHQPMSILELPYLFRDQAHLEKVLYGDVGTQLKQDLLDNAQIRGLEFWVRGPRELTANRPINSVEDLKGLKIRVPEIPASIAAWEAMGATPTPMAFGEVYSSLQTGVIDAQENPLAFIDSNKLLEVQDYVMLTNHVYGYVLLTMSDLTYQKLNEEQRKAVEEAAKEATEFENNLVAEQETQLVQKFKDNGTQVIEVDTAPFMEKAKTVHAEFAEKYGQELYDSIVNVQ